One Serpentinicella alkaliphila DNA segment encodes these proteins:
- a CDS encoding DUF6429 family protein codes for MKELTIVLMYLTRYNEADRFGSNYDLSWKGYDFDIINELDEEDYIRQGSHRSKSVAITEDGIKLAKKLLHKYNVMDWK; via the coding sequence ATTAAAGAATTGACTATAGTGCTTATGTATTTAACAAGATATAATGAAGCAGATCGTTTCGGCTCGAATTATGATTTGTCTTGGAAGGGATATGATTTTGATATTATTAATGAACTAGATGAGGAAGATTATATTCGACAAGGTAGCCATCGATCCAAGTCTGTAGCAATTACGGAAGATGGGATAAAATTAGCAAAAAAACTATTGCATAAATACAACGTAATGGATTGGAAGTAG